In the genome of Noviherbaspirillum saxi, the window CGCCATAGGCTTCTTCGCAGGCCGAGCGAACGTCCGGCGCGCGGCGTAGCGGGATCACATGTCCGGTCTCGAATGGCAGCAGCAGCATGCCCAGGATACGCGCGCGCTGTGCCTGCACCTGGCGGTGCCGATGAAAGGCATCGGTCAGCGATCCGGGCGGCGCGGCTTTTTTCGGTTTGCGGTCGACCCGGCGCGCCAATGCCTGCAGCAGCTGGCGGGCATTTTGAAAGTCGCCGCGCCATAACAGCGCGGTTCCCTCGCATGCCAGGCGATATGCGGTATCGGCCGGCATGCGGTCATCCGCCGGCACCACGCGTTTGGGCGGCGGCACGCCTGCTTCCGATTGCCAGCGAACGGAATAGGCGACACCGTCTTCGGTCCATTGCAGCATAGGGGCACCTGTCATCCGGCGTCCTTCAACGAGCAGGGATGACAACGAAACAGATCAAGGGGATGCAACATGGGTCGATAATGGCAAGACTGCGTTGGCCGTCGCTGATGGTCCGGCAGACCGGTATTTTATGCCGGATTGAGCGCCAAGCTTGTTTTACCCACCACCAGCGTTCAAGGCCGGTGCGCAATCGGAGCAGTCTGATGTGGGCTCGCCATAGGTAGATGCCGGAGTTCGGCATGGTGTTCGAGAATGCAAATTACCGCTTTGACCACTGCATACATGACTGCGCGGTCCTTTGACGGATGATCGGAAAGGCGCACGGTCGAGGAACCGGCGATGACGCAATGTGGCGGCCCTGCCGTATCTTCACCGGTAAACCGCAGCGCGATGTCATACAGGGCGATCAAGGGGCCGCAGGCTGCCCAGTCGCGCGTCCATTGCGGCAAGGCGCGCGTGCCTTCCCATAATACGCCGCCGCTCTCGTAATACTCTTCGACTTCATGCCCAAGCAGTTGCGCCAGGTGACGCTCCTTGGCGACGCAGCTTCTGAAATACTCTTCATCGCTCATGCGCATTGCTGCCCTCCCGTCCATGCATATATCGTTTAGATGACAATACGACGACTGGTTCATGGCGACTTGCGATGACGCAGATGTCATCACGGCGCGGGATTGGAATATGCGCTTCATCAGAGCAAAAAAAAGCCCGCGACCTTGCGGTAGCGGGCCAATCCAATTCCAGGAGAGTTGGAGGAGACAGTTCCAAC includes:
- a CDS encoding aminoacyl-tRNA synthetase, producing the protein MSDEEYFRSCVAKERHLAQLLGHEVEEYYESGGVLWEGTRALPQWTRDWAACGPLIALYDIALRFTGEDTAGPPHCVIAGSSTVRLSDHPSKDRAVMYAVVKAVICILEHHAELRHLPMASPHQTAPIAHRP